A section of the Callithrix jacchus isolate 240 chromosome 14, calJac240_pri, whole genome shotgun sequence genome encodes:
- the DCTN1 gene encoding dynactin subunit 1 isoform X12 has product MSAEASARPLRVGSRVEVIGKGHRGTVAYVGATLFATGKWVGVILDEAKGKNDGTVQGRKYFTCDEGHGIFVRQSQIQVFEDGADTTSPETPDSSASKVLKREGTDTTAKTSKLTTTRRPKPTRPASTGAAGASSSLGPSGSASAGELSSSEPSTPAQTPLAAPIIPTPALTSPGAAPPLPSPSKEEEGLRAQVRDLEEKLETLRLKRAEDKAKLKELEKHKIQLEQVQEWKSKMQEQQADLQRRLKEARKEAKEALEAKERYMEEMADTADAIEMATLDKEMAEERAESLQQEVEALKERVDELTTDLEILKAEIEEKGSDGAASSYQLKQLEEQNARLKDALVRMRDLSSSEKQEHVKLQKLMEKKNQELEVVRQQRERLQEELSQAESTIDELKEQVDAALGAEEMVEMLTDRNLNLEEKVRELRETVGDLEAMNEMNDELQENARETELELREQLDMAGARVREAQKRVEAAQETVADYQQTIKKYRQLTAHLQDVNRELTNQQEASVERQQQPPPETFDFKIKFAETKAHAKAIEMELRQMEVAQANRHMSLLTAFMPDSFLRPGGDHDCVLVLLLMPRLICKAELIRKQAQEKFELSENCSERPGLRGAAGEQLSFAAGLVYSLSLLQATLHRYEHALSQCNVDVYKKVGSLYPEMSAHERSLDFLIELLHKDQLDETVNVEPLTKAIKYYQHLYSIHLAEQSEDCTMQLADHIKFTQSALDCMSVEVGRLRAFLQGGQEATDIALLLRDLETSCSDIRQFCKKIRRRMPGTDAPGIPAALAFGPQVSDTLLDCRKHLTWVVAVLQEVAAAAAQLIAPLAENEGLPVAALEELAFKASEQIYGTPSSSPYECLRQSCKILISTMNKLATAMQEGEYDAERPPSKPPPVELRAAALRAEITDAEGLGLKLEDRETVIKELKKSLKIKGEELSEANVRLSLLEKKLDSAAKDADERIEKVQTRLEETQALLRKKEKEFEETMDALQADIDQLEAEKAELKQRLNSQSKRTIEGLRGPPPSGIATLVSGIAGEEQQRGGVPGQAPGSVPGPGLVKDSPLLLQQISAMRLHISQLQHENTILKGSQMKASLASLPPLHVAKLSHEGPSSELAAGALYRKTSQLLETLNQLSTHTHVVDITRTSPAAKSPSAQLMEQVAQLKSLSDTIEKLKDEVLKETVSQRPGAMVPTDFATFPSSAFLRAKEEQQDDTVYMGKVTFSCAAGLGQRHRLVLTQEQLHQLHSRLIS; this is encoded by the exons ATGAGTGCAGAGGCAAGCGCCCGGCCTCTGCGGGTGGGTTCCCGTGTAGAGGTGATTGGAAAAGGCCACCGAGGCACTGTGGCCTATGTTGGAGCCACACTTTTTGCCACTGGCAAATGGGTAGGCGTGATTCTGGATGAAGCAAAGGGCAAAAATGATGGAACTGTCCAAGGCAGGAAGTACTTTACTTGTGATGAAGGGCATGGCATCTTTGTGCGCCAATCCCAG ATCCAGGTATTCGAAGATGGAGCGGATACTACTTCCCCAGAGACACCGGATTCTTCTGCATCAAAAGTCCTCAAAAGAG AGGGAACTGATACAACtgcaaagaccagcaaactg ACCACAACTCGGCGGCCCAAG CCCACCCGCCCAGCCAGCACTGGGGCGGCTGGGGCCAGTAGCTCCCTGGGCCCCTCTGGCTCAGCGTCAGCAGGTGAACTGAGCAGCAGTGAGCCTAGCACCCCTGCTCAGACTCCACTGGCAGCACCCATCATCCCCACGCCGGCCCTCACTTCTCCTGGAGCAGCACCCCCACTTCCTTCTCCCTCCAAG gaggaggagggactAAGGGCCCAGGTGCGGGACCTGGAGGAAAAACTAGAGACCCTGAGACTGAAACGGGCAGAAGACAAAGCAAAGCTTAAAGAGCTGGAGAAACACAAAATCCAGCTGGAGCAGGTGCAGGAATGGAAGAGCAAAATGCAGGAGCAGCAGGCAGACCTGCAGCGGCGCCTCAAGGAGGCGAGGAAG GAAGCCAAGGAGGCACTGGAGGCAAAGGAACGCTATATGGAGGAGATGGCTGATACTGCTGATGCCATTGAGATGGCCACTCTGGACAAGGAGATGGCTGAAGAGCGGGCTGAGTCCCTGCAGCAGGAGGTGGAGGCGCTGAAGGAGCGGGTGGACGAGCTCACCACTGACTTAGAGATCCTCAAGGCTGAGATTGAAGAGAAGG GCTCAGATGGCGCTGCATCCAGTTATCAGCTCAAGCAGCTTGAGGAGCAGAACGCCCGCCTGAAGGACGCCCTGGTGAG GATGCGGGATCTTTCTTCCTCGGAGAAGCAGGAGCATGTGAAACTCCAGAAGCTCATGGAAAAGAAGAACCAAGAGCTGGAAGTTGTGAGGCAACAGCGGGAGCGTCTGCAGGAGGAGCTGAGCCAAGCAGAGAGCACCATTGATGAGCTCAAGGAGCAG GTGGATGCTGCTCTGGGTGCTGAGGAGATGGTAGAGATGCTGACAGATCGGAATCTGAATCTGGAAGAGAAAGTGCGAGAGTTGAGGGAGACTGTGGGAGACTTG GAAGCGATGAATGAAATGAACGATGAGCTTCAGGAGAATGCACGTGAGACAGAACTGGAGCTGCGGGAGCAGCTGGACATGGCGGGTGCGCGGGTACGTGAGGCCCAGAAGCGTGTGGAGGCAGCCCAGGAGACAGTTGCAGACTACCAGCAGACGATTAAGAAGTACCGCCAGCTGACTGCCcatctacag GATGTGAATCGGGAACTGACAAACCAGCAGGAAGCATCTGTGGAGAGGCAACAACAGCCACCTCCAGAGACCTTTGACTTCAAAATCAAGTTTGCTGAGACCAAGGCCCATGCCAAG GCAATTGAGATGGAATTGAGACAGATGGAGGTGGCTCAGGCCAACCGACACATGTCCCTGCTGACAGCCTTCATGCCTGACAGCTTCCTTCGGCCAGGTGGGGACCATGACTGCGTTCTGGTGCTGCTGCTCATGCCTCGTCTCATTTGCAAG GCAGAGCTGATCCGGAAGCAGGCCCAGGAGAAGTTTGAACTAAGTGAGAACTGTTCAGAGCGGCCCGGATTGCGAGGAGCTGCTGGAGAGCAACTCAGCTTTGCTGCTGGACTGGTATACTCGCTGAGCCTGCTGCAGGCCACACTACACCGCTATGAGCA TGCCCTCTCTCAGTGCAATGTGGATGTGTATAAGAAAGTGGGCAGCCTCTACCCTGAGATGAGTGCCCATGAGCGCTCCTTGGATTTTCTCATTGAACTGCTGCACAAGGATCAACTGGATGAGACTGTCAATGTGGAGCCTCTCACCAAGGCCATCAAGTACTATCAG CATCTGTACAGCATCCACCTTGCCGAACAGTCTGAGGACTGTACTATGCAGCTGGCTGACCACATTAAG TTCACGCAGAGTGCTTTGGACTGCATGAGCGTGGAAGTAGGACGGCTGCGTGCCTTCTTGCAG GGTGGACAGGAGGCTACAGATATTGCCCTCCTGCTCCGGGATCTGGAAACTTCATGTAGTGACATCCGCCAATTCTGCAAGAAGATCCGAAGACGAATGCCGGGGACAGATGCTCCTGGGATCCCAGCTGCACTGGCCTTTGGACCACAG GTATCTGACACACTCCTAGACTGCAGGAAGCACTTGACGTGGGTTGTGGCTGTGCTGCAGGAAGTGGCAGCTGCTGCTGCCCAGCTCATTGCCCCGCTGGCAGAGAATGAGGGGCTACCTGTGGCTGCCCTGGAGGAACTGGCTTTCAAAGCAAGCGAGCAG ATCTATGGGACCCCCTCCAGCAGCCCCTATGAGTGTCTGCGCCAGTCATGCAAGATCCTCATCAGTACCATGAACAAGCTGGCCACAGCCATGCAGGAGGGGGAGTATGATGCAGAGCGGCCCCCCAGCAAG CCTCCACCAGTTGAGTTGCGGGCTGCCGCCCTTCGTGCAGAGATCACAGATGCTGAAGGCCTGGGTTTGAAGCTCGAAGATCGAGAGACAGTTATTAAGGAGTTGAAGAAGTCACTCAAAATTAAG GGAGAGGAGCTAAGTGAGGCCAATGTGCGGCTGAGCCTCCTGGAGAAGAAGCTGGACAGTGCTGCCAAGGATGCAGATGAGCGCATCGAGAAGGTCCAGACTCGGCTGGAAGAGACCCAGGCACTGCTGCGGAAGAAGGAGAA AGAGTTTGAGGAAACAATGGATGCGCTCCAGGCTGACATTGACCAGCTGGAGGCAGAGAAGGCAGAACTAAAGCAGCGGCTGAACAGCCAGTCCAAGCGCACGATTGAGGGACTCCGGGGCCCTCCTCCTTCAGGCATTGCTACTCTGGTCTCTGGCATTGCTGGTG AAGAACAGCAGCGAG GAGGCGTCCCTGGGCAGGCTCCAGGGTctgtgccaggcccagggctgGTGAAGGACTCACCACTGCTGCTCCAGCAGATCTCTGCCATGAGGCTGCACATTTCCCAACTCCAGCATGAGAACACCATCCTCAAG GGATCCCAGATGAAGGCATCCTTGGCATCCCTGCCGCCTCTGCATGTTGCAAAGCTGTCCCATGAGGGCCCTAGCAGTGAGTTAGCAGCTGGAGCGCTGTATCGTAAGACCAGCCAGCTGCTGGAGACGTTGAATCAATtgagcacacacacgcacgtagTAGACATCACTCGCACCAGCCCTG CTGCCAAGAGCCCGTCGGCTCAGCTTATGGAGCAAGTGGCTCAGCTTAAGTCCCTGAGTGACACCATCGAGAAGCTCAAG GATGAGGTCCTCAAAGAGACAGTATCTCAGCGCCCTGGAGCCATGGTACCCACTGACTTTGCCACCTTCCCTTCATCAGCCTTCCTCAGG GCCAAGGAGGAGCAGCAGGATGACACAGTCTACATGGGCAAAGTGACCTTCTCGTGTGCGGCTGGTCTTGGACAGCGACACCGGCTGGTGCTGACCCAGGAGCAGCTGCACCAGCTCCACAGTCGCCTCATCTCCTAA
- the DCTN1 gene encoding dynactin subunit 1 isoform X5, with the protein MSAEASARPLRVGSRVEVIGKGHRGTVAYVGATLFATGKWVGVILDEAKGKNDGTVQGRKYFTCDEGHGIFVRQSQIQVFEDGADTTSPETPDSSASKVLKREGTDTTAKTSKLRGLKPKKAPTARKTTTRRPKPTRPASTGAAGASSSLGPSGSASAGELSSSEPSTPAQTPLAAPIIPTPALTSPGAAPPLPSPSKEEEGLRAQVRDLEEKLETLRLKRAEDKAKLKELEKHKIQLEQVQEWKSKMQEQQADLQRRLKEARKEAKEALEAKERYMEEMADTADAIEMATLDKEMAEERAESLQQEVEALKERVDELTTDLEILKAEIEEKGSDGAASSYQLKQLEEQNARLKDALVRMRDLSSSEKQEHVKLQKLMEKKNQELEVVRQQRERLQEELSQAESTIDELKEQVDAALGAEEMVEMLTDRNLNLEEKVRELRETVGDLEAMNEMNDELQENARETELELREQLDMAGARVREAQKRVEAAQETVADYQQTIKKYRQLTAHLQDVNRELTNQQEASVERQQQPPPETFDFKIKFAETKAHAKAIEMELRQMEVAQANRHMSLLTAFMPDSFLRPGGDHDCVLVLLLMPRLICKAELIRKQAQEKFELSENCSERPGLRGAAGEQLSFAAGLVYSLSLLQATLHRYEHALSQCNVDVYKKVGSLYPEMSAHERSLDFLIELLHKDQLDETVNVEPLTKAIKYYQHLYSIHLAEQSEDCTMQLADHIKFTQSALDCMSVEVGRLRAFLQGGQEATDIALLLRDLETSCSDIRQFCKKIRRRMPGTDAPGIPAALAFGPQVSDTLLDCRKHLTWVVAVLQEVAAAAAQLIAPLAENEGLPVAALEELAFKASEQIYGTPSSSPYECLRQSCKILISTMNKLATAMQEGEYDAERPPSKPPPVELRAAALRAEITDAEGLGLKLEDRETVIKELKKSLKIKGEELSEANVRLSLLEKKLDSAAKDADERIEKVQTRLEETQALLRKKEKEFEETMDALQADIDQLEAEKAELKQRLNSQSKRTIEGLRGPPPSGIATLVSGIAGEEQQRGGVPGQAPGSVPGPGLVKDSPLLLQQISAMRLHISQLQHENTILKGSQMKASLASLPPLHVAKLSHEGPSSELAAGALYRKTSQLLETLNQLSTHTHVVDITRTSPAAKSPSAQLMEQVAQLKSLSDTIEKLKDEVLKETVSQRPGAMVPTDFATFPSSAFLRAKEEQQDDTVYMGKVTFSCAAGLGQRHRLVLTQEQLHQLHSRLIS; encoded by the exons ATGAGTGCAGAGGCAAGCGCCCGGCCTCTGCGGGTGGGTTCCCGTGTAGAGGTGATTGGAAAAGGCCACCGAGGCACTGTGGCCTATGTTGGAGCCACACTTTTTGCCACTGGCAAATGGGTAGGCGTGATTCTGGATGAAGCAAAGGGCAAAAATGATGGAACTGTCCAAGGCAGGAAGTACTTTACTTGTGATGAAGGGCATGGCATCTTTGTGCGCCAATCCCAG ATCCAGGTATTCGAAGATGGAGCGGATACTACTTCCCCAGAGACACCGGATTCTTCTGCATCAAAAGTCCTCAAAAGAG AGGGAACTGATACAACtgcaaagaccagcaaactg CGGGGACTGAAGCCTAAGAAG GCACCGACAGCCCGAAAG ACCACAACTCGGCGGCCCAAG CCCACCCGCCCAGCCAGCACTGGGGCGGCTGGGGCCAGTAGCTCCCTGGGCCCCTCTGGCTCAGCGTCAGCAGGTGAACTGAGCAGCAGTGAGCCTAGCACCCCTGCTCAGACTCCACTGGCAGCACCCATCATCCCCACGCCGGCCCTCACTTCTCCTGGAGCAGCACCCCCACTTCCTTCTCCCTCCAAG gaggaggagggactAAGGGCCCAGGTGCGGGACCTGGAGGAAAAACTAGAGACCCTGAGACTGAAACGGGCAGAAGACAAAGCAAAGCTTAAAGAGCTGGAGAAACACAAAATCCAGCTGGAGCAGGTGCAGGAATGGAAGAGCAAAATGCAGGAGCAGCAGGCAGACCTGCAGCGGCGCCTCAAGGAGGCGAGGAAG GAAGCCAAGGAGGCACTGGAGGCAAAGGAACGCTATATGGAGGAGATGGCTGATACTGCTGATGCCATTGAGATGGCCACTCTGGACAAGGAGATGGCTGAAGAGCGGGCTGAGTCCCTGCAGCAGGAGGTGGAGGCGCTGAAGGAGCGGGTGGACGAGCTCACCACTGACTTAGAGATCCTCAAGGCTGAGATTGAAGAGAAGG GCTCAGATGGCGCTGCATCCAGTTATCAGCTCAAGCAGCTTGAGGAGCAGAACGCCCGCCTGAAGGACGCCCTGGTGAG GATGCGGGATCTTTCTTCCTCGGAGAAGCAGGAGCATGTGAAACTCCAGAAGCTCATGGAAAAGAAGAACCAAGAGCTGGAAGTTGTGAGGCAACAGCGGGAGCGTCTGCAGGAGGAGCTGAGCCAAGCAGAGAGCACCATTGATGAGCTCAAGGAGCAG GTGGATGCTGCTCTGGGTGCTGAGGAGATGGTAGAGATGCTGACAGATCGGAATCTGAATCTGGAAGAGAAAGTGCGAGAGTTGAGGGAGACTGTGGGAGACTTG GAAGCGATGAATGAAATGAACGATGAGCTTCAGGAGAATGCACGTGAGACAGAACTGGAGCTGCGGGAGCAGCTGGACATGGCGGGTGCGCGGGTACGTGAGGCCCAGAAGCGTGTGGAGGCAGCCCAGGAGACAGTTGCAGACTACCAGCAGACGATTAAGAAGTACCGCCAGCTGACTGCCcatctacag GATGTGAATCGGGAACTGACAAACCAGCAGGAAGCATCTGTGGAGAGGCAACAACAGCCACCTCCAGAGACCTTTGACTTCAAAATCAAGTTTGCTGAGACCAAGGCCCATGCCAAG GCAATTGAGATGGAATTGAGACAGATGGAGGTGGCTCAGGCCAACCGACACATGTCCCTGCTGACAGCCTTCATGCCTGACAGCTTCCTTCGGCCAGGTGGGGACCATGACTGCGTTCTGGTGCTGCTGCTCATGCCTCGTCTCATTTGCAAG GCAGAGCTGATCCGGAAGCAGGCCCAGGAGAAGTTTGAACTAAGTGAGAACTGTTCAGAGCGGCCCGGATTGCGAGGAGCTGCTGGAGAGCAACTCAGCTTTGCTGCTGGACTGGTATACTCGCTGAGCCTGCTGCAGGCCACACTACACCGCTATGAGCA TGCCCTCTCTCAGTGCAATGTGGATGTGTATAAGAAAGTGGGCAGCCTCTACCCTGAGATGAGTGCCCATGAGCGCTCCTTGGATTTTCTCATTGAACTGCTGCACAAGGATCAACTGGATGAGACTGTCAATGTGGAGCCTCTCACCAAGGCCATCAAGTACTATCAG CATCTGTACAGCATCCACCTTGCCGAACAGTCTGAGGACTGTACTATGCAGCTGGCTGACCACATTAAG TTCACGCAGAGTGCTTTGGACTGCATGAGCGTGGAAGTAGGACGGCTGCGTGCCTTCTTGCAG GGTGGACAGGAGGCTACAGATATTGCCCTCCTGCTCCGGGATCTGGAAACTTCATGTAGTGACATCCGCCAATTCTGCAAGAAGATCCGAAGACGAATGCCGGGGACAGATGCTCCTGGGATCCCAGCTGCACTGGCCTTTGGACCACAG GTATCTGACACACTCCTAGACTGCAGGAAGCACTTGACGTGGGTTGTGGCTGTGCTGCAGGAAGTGGCAGCTGCTGCTGCCCAGCTCATTGCCCCGCTGGCAGAGAATGAGGGGCTACCTGTGGCTGCCCTGGAGGAACTGGCTTTCAAAGCAAGCGAGCAG ATCTATGGGACCCCCTCCAGCAGCCCCTATGAGTGTCTGCGCCAGTCATGCAAGATCCTCATCAGTACCATGAACAAGCTGGCCACAGCCATGCAGGAGGGGGAGTATGATGCAGAGCGGCCCCCCAGCAAG CCTCCACCAGTTGAGTTGCGGGCTGCCGCCCTTCGTGCAGAGATCACAGATGCTGAAGGCCTGGGTTTGAAGCTCGAAGATCGAGAGACAGTTATTAAGGAGTTGAAGAAGTCACTCAAAATTAAG GGAGAGGAGCTAAGTGAGGCCAATGTGCGGCTGAGCCTCCTGGAGAAGAAGCTGGACAGTGCTGCCAAGGATGCAGATGAGCGCATCGAGAAGGTCCAGACTCGGCTGGAAGAGACCCAGGCACTGCTGCGGAAGAAGGAGAA AGAGTTTGAGGAAACAATGGATGCGCTCCAGGCTGACATTGACCAGCTGGAGGCAGAGAAGGCAGAACTAAAGCAGCGGCTGAACAGCCAGTCCAAGCGCACGATTGAGGGACTCCGGGGCCCTCCTCCTTCAGGCATTGCTACTCTGGTCTCTGGCATTGCTGGTG AAGAACAGCAGCGAG GAGGCGTCCCTGGGCAGGCTCCAGGGTctgtgccaggcccagggctgGTGAAGGACTCACCACTGCTGCTCCAGCAGATCTCTGCCATGAGGCTGCACATTTCCCAACTCCAGCATGAGAACACCATCCTCAAG GGATCCCAGATGAAGGCATCCTTGGCATCCCTGCCGCCTCTGCATGTTGCAAAGCTGTCCCATGAGGGCCCTAGCAGTGAGTTAGCAGCTGGAGCGCTGTATCGTAAGACCAGCCAGCTGCTGGAGACGTTGAATCAATtgagcacacacacgcacgtagTAGACATCACTCGCACCAGCCCTG CTGCCAAGAGCCCGTCGGCTCAGCTTATGGAGCAAGTGGCTCAGCTTAAGTCCCTGAGTGACACCATCGAGAAGCTCAAG GATGAGGTCCTCAAAGAGACAGTATCTCAGCGCCCTGGAGCCATGGTACCCACTGACTTTGCCACCTTCCCTTCATCAGCCTTCCTCAGG GCCAAGGAGGAGCAGCAGGATGACACAGTCTACATGGGCAAAGTGACCTTCTCGTGTGCGGCTGGTCTTGGACAGCGACACCGGCTGGTGCTGACCCAGGAGCAGCTGCACCAGCTCCACAGTCGCCTCATCTCCTAA